A single window of Patescibacteria group bacterium DNA harbors:
- a CDS encoding MBL fold metallo-hydrolase — MRITFYGGAGGVTGSKHLVEMGGLKILLDCGFFQGHRKEARELNMKLPFDPVSIDAVVLSHAHLDHCGMLPMMAKGGFKGNVYATAGTRDVAEWIMKDAAHVQMQDAEHLRRQKSVGSALAEPFYTFDDIEEVLSRFIEVPYVRNMGEWFEMQGSVGGRQTPSSDGVSRTDVRLKFYDAGHILGSAVTVLEAPVDRTRNECLVYTGDLGRRGAPLIPDPEYVHESADVLLLESTYGDRVHADFARAKERLKLIILETLAKQGKLIVPAFALGRTQELLYLLHRLTDEKEIPRIPIFVDSPLADRITEVYKNHTDDFDNETWDEFGARGDEPLVFRNLTLVKTVEESKQLNDMPGPFLVIAGSGMCEHGRIQHHLTRAISDPRNTVLITGFQAVDTLGRRLVEGERRVRIYDGFYDVRARIEKLNELSAHADRDELLDYAEHVKGVKNIFLVHGEHAQATGLKTLLEERRKEWKVLIPERGEMVEVER; from the coding sequence ATGCGCATTACGTTTTACGGCGGGGCGGGGGGCGTGACAGGATCCAAGCACCTCGTGGAAATGGGGGGTTTGAAGATTTTGCTTGATTGCGGCTTTTTCCAGGGGCACCGCAAGGAAGCGAGGGAGCTTAATATGAAGCTGCCGTTTGATCCCGTATCCATTGATGCGGTGGTTTTGTCGCATGCGCACCTCGACCACTGCGGCATGCTGCCCATGATGGCGAAAGGGGGATTCAAAGGGAATGTGTATGCGACTGCGGGCACGCGCGATGTGGCTGAATGGATTATGAAAGACGCGGCGCACGTGCAGATGCAGGATGCGGAACATTTGCGGCGGCAGAAGTCAGTGGGAAGCGCCCTCGCGGAGCCGTTCTACACCTTCGATGATATAGAAGAGGTGCTCTCGCGGTTTATCGAGGTTCCCTATGTGCGGAATATGGGTGAGTGGTTTGAAATGCAAGGTTCTGTGGGAGGAAGACAAACCCCGTCATCCGACGGGGTTAGCCGCACTGACGTCCGGTTAAAATTCTATGACGCAGGCCATATCCTCGGTTCTGCCGTGACCGTATTAGAAGCGCCCGTGGACCGTACACGCAACGAATGTCTGGTATACACGGGAGACCTTGGACGCCGGGGCGCGCCGCTCATTCCTGATCCTGAATATGTCCATGAGTCGGCGGACGTGCTTCTATTGGAGAGTACGTATGGGGATCGCGTACATGCGGATTTTGCGCGGGCTAAGGAAAGGCTTAAGCTCATCATCCTTGAAACTTTGGCTAAGCAGGGAAAACTCATCGTGCCCGCTTTTGCCCTTGGCCGCACGCAAGAGTTGCTGTATCTCCTGCACCGATTGACGGATGAAAAGGAAATTCCCCGTATCCCTATTTTTGTGGACAGCCCTCTAGCTGATCGCATTACCGAGGTGTACAAAAATCACACTGATGATTTTGATAATGAGACGTGGGATGAGTTTGGCGCGCGGGGCGATGAGCCGCTGGTCTTCCGCAATCTCACCTTGGTAAAAACCGTAGAGGAATCCAAGCAGTTGAATGATATGCCCGGGCCTTTTCTCGTGATTGCAGGGTCCGGCATGTGCGAGCATGGCAGGATACAGCACCATCTCACCCGTGCGATCAGCGATCCGCGCAATACCGTGCTGATAACCGGTTTTCAGGCGGTTGATACGTTGGGGCGGAGACTCGTGGAAGGCGAGCGGAGGGTGAGAATTTATGATGGATTTTATGACGTGCGCGCGCGGATCGAGAAGCTGAACGAGCTTTCTGCCCATGCGGATCGCGATGAGCTTCTGGATTATGCCGAGCATGTGAAGGGGGTGAAAAATATTTTCCTCGTTCATGGCGAGCATGCGCAAGCAACAGGATTAAAGACCTTGCTGGAAGAGAGGCGTAAAGAGTGGAAGGTGCTGATACCAGAGAGAGGAGAGATGGTTGAAGTGGAGCGTTAG